ATGTGCCCGGTACGCCTTGTGCCCCAGATCGGCAAAATGGTACGTGGATAGTACAGGCGCATGAATGGGGCAAATATGTGGGGCGGGCAGACTTCAAATTCCGTAATGGCGAGTTGAAGTTAGTGAGCTATCAGTTAATCCCAATCAATTTGAAGAAAAAAGTCGAGAAAGCTGATGGCACCAGTGAGCGCATCTTTTATACACAAGAGATTGCGCAAGACCCGTCAATGCTGAAACTGCTAACACCTTTTGAACAGCAGGGCAAAGCGCAGCTGGATGTCAAAGTGGGTAGTGTGAATGGCAAGTTGGAAGGGGATCGCAGCAAAGTGCGTTTCGAGCAAACTAATCTGGCGCGGTTGCTATTGGCGGCACAAATGGAACGAGCGGGTGCTGATTTTGCGGTGATGAGTGGCGGTGGGGTTCGTGACTCTATCGATGCGGGTGATATCACCTATAAAGATGTTCTTAAGGTCCAGCCATTTGGTAATACACTGGTTTATGCCGATATGAAAGGCAGTGAAGTTGAGAAGTATCTGGCGGTTGTGGCCAATAAGAAAGTCGATTCAGGTGCGTATGCACAATTTGCCAATGTCAGCTTAGTCGCTGATGGCAAGGGTGTCAGTAACGTGAAAATACAAGGCAAACCGTTAGATCCGAATAAAACCTATCGTCTGGCAACCTTGAATTTCAATGCGCTAGGCGGTGATGGTTATCCGAAGATTGATACTTTACCGAGCTATGTAAATACCGGTTTTATCGACGCAGAAGTGCTGAAACAGTATATTGAAAAGCACTCACCGCTGGATGCCAGTCAGTATCAGCCGAAAGGCGAGATTGTTTATAAATAATAAATGAGATAAGGAGTCACTATAGTCAGTGACTCCTGAGGTTAATGACAAAGTGCCCGTAACGGTGAAAACAGGCAGATCGTAAAGACGCCGTAAACCCCTCCCTGGGGGCTCGAGCCGCGCCGTCCTTGGCGCGGACGCTTTACTCTTCTACCTGCCTTCACCTTGCAAGATCGAGTTATCGAGGTTTGTCAGCAGTCTGAGGAGTCACTATAGTCAGTGGCTCCTATTATATAATCCTGATTGCTATTGGTTATATATAGAAATCAAGATGCATTAAGCGAAAAATATTTTTTGTTGATGTGTTGTTTATATTTGTGTTCATAAAATCTATTTACCTAAGTGAGATAATATCACTGGGGCTAAGCCAAAGATGGTAAGTAAGTTACTTGTTATTTATTGGATATTAGATTCAGGAGGCTCACTATGCGCTTTCATAAAATAGTTATTATTTTTTCAATGCTCACCGCACTGCCTGTTGCGAGTGCACTCGCGTGTTTCCACCAACCTAGCTGTTTCACACGATGTGCTCAGTTGCCACTCTGG
The sequence above is drawn from the Yersinia enterocolitica subsp. enterocolitica genome and encodes:
- the ushA gene encoding bifunctional UDP-sugar hydrolase/5'-nucleotidase UshA, with translation MRFSLSTTAAALAVSLAFAPGWAAAWEKDKTYDITILHTNDHHGHFWQNDHGEYGLAAQKTLVDDIRKQVAAAGGSLLLLSGGDINTGVPESDLQDAEPDFRGMNLVGYDAMAIGNHEFDNPLSVLRQQEKWATFPLLSANIYQKSTQQRLFKPYALFDKQGVKIAVIGLTTDDTAKIGNPEYFTDIEFRVPATEAKQVVEQLRKTEKPDIIIAATHMGHYDDGKHGSNAPGDVEMARSLPAGYLDMIVGGHSQDPVCMASENHKQADYVPGTPCAPDRQNGTWIVQAHEWGKYVGRADFKFRNGELKLVSYQLIPINLKKKVEKADGTSERIFYTQEIAQDPSMLKLLTPFEQQGKAQLDVKVGSVNGKLEGDRSKVRFEQTNLARLLLAAQMERAGADFAVMSGGGVRDSIDAGDITYKDVLKVQPFGNTLVYADMKGSEVEKYLAVVANKKVDSGAYAQFANVSLVADGKGVSNVKIQGKPLDPNKTYRLATLNFNALGGDGYPKIDTLPSYVNTGFIDAEVLKQYIEKHSPLDASQYQPKGEIVYK